The proteins below come from a single Edaphobacter acidisoli genomic window:
- a CDS encoding trehalase family glycosidase, producing MKSSSRSLAGVLVAVLLFTGAVYAQTAQDEGSSNARVLDYIDHAWDTLSRSMNDCKSMGDIKVTTAPILYLPAGMPVPAAVANMQKHCNVQVKHLPRTIHQMGDVRVSEIPDEGLLYLPHPYVVPGGRFNEMYGWDSYFIVLGLVANHRMDLAEDMVENFFYEIDNYGAILNANRTYYLTRSQPPFLTSMIREVYEHQGGTPLSHKWLANAYSHAERDYALWTRVPHLAGNTGLARYSDVGTGPVPEMADDSRYYIDVIQWLIAHPAVHTTYLVKGPANPTSADATALAEKSCDIRASKLCANAHVGNEWLSSGFYHGDRAMRESGFDPAFRFGPFQGSTQDYAPVCLNSLLYKYARDMAHFATLLGRPAEARMWEQRAAARRKLINQYLWNSSTGMYYDYDFVTHQQSTYNYISAFYPLFAGAATREQADALEKHLSTFDHEGGLAMSDYDSGTQWDLPYGWAPTNWVTTQGLVNYGFMQDARRVSREFTSTIRQNFLRDGTIHEKYDVVNGSSNVQVATGYKSNVVGFGWTNAVYLKMSDLLDAQKSSDTRAVAATDTK from the coding sequence ATGAAAAGCTCTTCCCGCTCATTGGCAGGCGTGCTCGTTGCAGTTCTTCTTTTCACGGGCGCAGTTTACGCGCAGACAGCTCAGGATGAGGGCAGCTCAAACGCTCGCGTGCTCGACTACATTGATCACGCATGGGACACGCTCTCGCGCTCGATGAACGACTGCAAATCCATGGGCGACATCAAGGTCACCACCGCACCGATTCTCTATCTACCTGCGGGAATGCCTGTGCCCGCAGCAGTTGCCAACATGCAGAAGCACTGCAACGTGCAGGTGAAGCATCTGCCGCGCACCATCCACCAGATGGGCGACGTGCGCGTCTCGGAGATTCCCGATGAAGGCCTGCTTTATCTGCCACATCCTTACGTCGTTCCCGGTGGCCGCTTCAATGAAATGTACGGCTGGGATAGCTATTTCATCGTCCTCGGTCTCGTCGCCAACCATCGCATGGATCTGGCCGAGGACATGGTCGAAAACTTTTTCTACGAGATCGACAACTACGGCGCTATCCTCAACGCGAATCGCACCTACTATCTCACCCGCTCGCAGCCGCCGTTCCTCACCTCGATGATCCGCGAAGTCTACGAGCATCAAGGAGGCACGCCGCTCTCCCACAAGTGGCTCGCCAACGCCTACAGCCACGCCGAGCGTGACTACGCTCTGTGGACCCGCGTGCCACATCTCGCAGGTAACACTGGCCTCGCACGTTACAGCGACGTCGGCACAGGCCCCGTGCCCGAGATGGCTGACGACAGCCGCTACTACATCGACGTCATCCAATGGCTGATTGCTCACCCGGCCGTCCACACTACTTATCTCGTCAAAGGCCCCGCCAATCCCACGTCGGCTGACGCCACTGCACTCGCCGAGAAAAGCTGCGACATTCGCGCCTCGAAACTTTGCGCTAACGCGCACGTCGGCAACGAATGGCTCTCCAGCGGCTTTTACCACGGCGACCGCGCCATGCGAGAGTCCGGGTTCGACCCCGCCTTCCGCTTCGGCCCATTCCAAGGCTCTACACAGGACTACGCGCCTGTCTGTCTTAATAGCCTGCTCTATAAGTACGCGCGCGATATGGCGCACTTCGCCACGCTGCTTGGCCGTCCCGCTGAAGCCCGGATGTGGGAGCAACGTGCCGCTGCTCGACGCAAGCTGATCAATCAATACCTGTGGAACTCCTCTACAGGCATGTACTACGACTACGACTTCGTCACGCATCAGCAGTCCACCTATAACTACATCTCCGCGTTCTACCCGCTCTTCGCGGGCGCCGCCACACGCGAACAAGCGGATGCGCTTGAAAAGCATCTCAGCACCTTCGATCACGAAGGCGGTCTTGCGATGAGCGATTACGACTCCGGCACGCAGTGGGACCTGCCCTACGGCTGGGCGCCGACGAACTGGGTCACCACGCAGGGCCTCGTCAACTACGGCTTCATGCAGGACGCACGCCGCGTCTCGCGCGAGTTCACCTCGACCATCCGCCAGAACTTTCTGCGTGACGGCACCATCCACGAAAAATACGACGTGGTCAATGGCTCCTCGAACGTGCAGGTTGCCACCGGCTACAAGAGCAACGTCGTCGGCTTCGGCTGGACCAACGCTGTCTATCTGAAGATGAGTGACCTTCTGGATGCGCAGAAAAGCAGCGATACGCGGGCCGTGGCTGCAACCGATACAAAATGA
- a CDS encoding glycoside hydrolase family 13 protein yields MSGTSANAAAHHSDGPWWKHAVIYEIYPRSFQDSNGDGIGDLNGITSRLDYLHSLGITAIWLSPIYPSPQVDFGYDISDYENIDSQYGTLADFDRLVAEAKKRDIRVIMDMVMNHTSDQHKWFLESESSRDNAKRDWYVWRDPKGYDTKGKPIPPNNWISVFGGSAWQWDPKTKQFYYHEFYKQQPDLNWRNPEVEKAMFNTVKFWLDRGVAGFRLDAVPTLFEDEKLRDEPLTGGTNAFGDPNVSDIYTNNLPEVHDVMRRLRALVNQYPGDRVLIGETYLPSVAELDKWYGGAKHDELQLPMDMQVGMINKLDASLFRTRIAQAETRIDGNQPLFVFDNHDNPRSWDRYGDGAHDAATARIIATMLFTTRSTALMYYGQEIGMVTSTPTRKEDVKDPIGIRGWPKEKGRDGERTPMQWNDTKNAGFSTADTTWLPVASDYTTVNVQTEQETPDSLLHWYERLIAMRRNDPTLRDGASAMLDKNNPSVLSYIRKGVNGSPSIVVALNFTAQPQTISLDMQEAGVKATTVKTLLTNEPSLEQTNSLNKITLPPFASWIGSVE; encoded by the coding sequence ATGTCCGGAACCTCCGCCAACGCGGCAGCGCACCACAGTGACGGCCCTTGGTGGAAGCACGCCGTCATTTATGAGATTTATCCACGCAGCTTTCAGGATTCGAATGGCGATGGCATTGGTGATCTGAACGGCATCACCTCGCGACTCGACTACCTCCACTCGCTCGGCATCACCGCCATCTGGCTGTCGCCGATCTATCCTTCGCCACAGGTTGACTTCGGCTACGACATCTCTGACTACGAGAACATTGATTCGCAGTATGGCACGCTGGCCGATTTCGACCGCCTTGTCGCCGAGGCAAAAAAGCGCGATATCCGGGTCATCATGGACATGGTGATGAACCACACCTCTGACCAACACAAATGGTTTCTTGAGTCGGAGAGCTCACGCGACAATGCCAAGCGCGACTGGTATGTCTGGCGCGATCCCAAGGGCTACGATACTAAGGGCAAACCCATTCCGCCGAACAACTGGATTAGCGTTTTCGGAGGCTCGGCCTGGCAGTGGGATCCCAAGACGAAGCAGTTCTACTATCACGAGTTCTATAAGCAGCAGCCCGACCTGAACTGGCGCAATCCCGAAGTCGAAAAGGCCATGTTCAATACGGTGAAGTTCTGGCTCGATCGCGGCGTCGCAGGCTTCCGGCTCGATGCGGTTCCTACGCTCTTTGAAGATGAGAAGCTGCGCGATGAACCACTGACCGGCGGCACCAACGCGTTCGGCGATCCGAACGTGAGCGACATCTACACGAACAATCTTCCCGAGGTTCACGACGTCATGAGGAGGCTGCGTGCGCTGGTTAACCAATATCCTGGCGACCGCGTGCTCATCGGCGAGACGTACCTACCCAGCGTAGCCGAGCTCGACAAGTGGTACGGCGGCGCAAAGCACGACGAGCTGCAACTCCCCATGGACATGCAGGTCGGAATGATTAATAAGCTCGACGCCTCGCTGTTCCGGACACGCATCGCGCAAGCCGAGACACGGATCGATGGCAATCAGCCACTGTTTGTCTTCGATAATCACGACAACCCGCGCAGCTGGGACCGCTACGGCGACGGCGCTCACGATGCGGCTACCGCTCGCATCATCGCAACCATGCTCTTCACTACACGCTCGACTGCGCTGATGTATTACGGGCAGGAGATAGGCATGGTCACATCGACACCCACCAGAAAAGAAGACGTCAAGGACCCCATTGGCATTCGCGGATGGCCGAAGGAAAAGGGCCGCGACGGCGAGCGTACCCCGATGCAGTGGAATGACACGAAGAACGCAGGCTTCAGCACGGCGGATACGACATGGCTGCCGGTCGCCTCTGACTACACCACCGTCAATGTGCAGACGGAACAGGAGACGCCTGACTCGCTGCTGCACTGGTATGAGCGCCTGATCGCCATGCGCAGGAACGACCCTACATTACGCGATGGTGCGTCGGCCATGCTCGACAAAAATAACCCGTCGGTTCTCTCCTATATTCGCAAGGGAGTAAATGGCAGCCCTTCGATTGTCGTAGCTTTGAACTTCACGGCTCAGCCGCAGACCATCTCGCTTGATATGCAGGAAGCAGGAGTCAAAGCCACAACTGTCAAAACGCTACTGACAAACGAGCCGTCGCTTGAGCAGACCAACAGCCTCAACAAAATCACGCTGCCGCCCTTTGCCTCCTGGATCGGCAGCGTCGAGTAG
- a CDS encoding GntR family transcriptional regulator — MGTDKSKQALRQAPRQHATGDTPIATNLSSSDLAAVPATLPKYRQVYDDLLSAIKAGVYQPGDRLPSEAELGERYNTSRITVAKAVNDLQLQGLVTRRAGSGTHVMAPAGSKGHVFGLLIPDLGRTEIFEPICHGMMQSPLSKAHSLLWGHSMGEESEQEQEAEHLCQKYVAQKVSGVFFAPLEFTRDKDVVNRRIVAALDRAGIQVVLLDRCYAPYSMRSKYDLVGIDNRRAGFLITQHLLLHGAKRVAFVARPLSAATVAARIAGYREALLEHGIQPHQNLVCHGDPDDDSFIRKVLKDAKPDAIVCANDFVAARVMAALANRGVRVPEEVRIVGIDDVKYAALLPVPLTTQHQNCADIGAIAILTMLQRVENPTLPTRDILLQTHTVVRRSCGSHLAPRHKQA; from the coding sequence ATGGGAACGGATAAGAGCAAACAGGCTTTGCGGCAGGCGCCAAGGCAACATGCGACAGGAGACACTCCAATCGCCACAAATCTCTCCTCGAGTGATCTGGCTGCAGTTCCGGCGACGCTGCCAAAGTACCGTCAGGTCTACGACGACCTGCTCTCTGCCATCAAAGCTGGGGTTTATCAGCCTGGAGACCGCCTGCCTAGCGAGGCCGAGCTGGGCGAACGCTACAACACCTCGCGCATCACCGTGGCCAAGGCCGTCAATGATCTACAGCTGCAAGGGCTCGTTACGCGGCGGGCCGGATCAGGCACGCACGTCATGGCCCCGGCTGGCTCCAAGGGCCATGTCTTCGGGCTTCTCATCCCTGACTTGGGCCGTACCGAGATCTTTGAGCCTATCTGCCACGGCATGATGCAGTCTCCGCTGTCGAAGGCGCATTCGCTACTCTGGGGGCACTCCATGGGTGAAGAGAGCGAGCAGGAGCAGGAGGCCGAGCACCTGTGCCAAAAGTATGTTGCCCAGAAAGTCTCTGGTGTCTTCTTTGCGCCGCTTGAGTTTACTCGCGATAAGGATGTGGTGAACCGCAGGATCGTCGCTGCGCTCGACCGAGCGGGCATTCAAGTAGTGCTGCTGGACCGTTGTTATGCGCCTTATTCGATGCGCTCGAAATATGATCTGGTCGGCATCGACAACCGTCGCGCGGGCTTTCTGATTACGCAGCATCTGCTGTTGCATGGCGCCAAACGTGTGGCGTTCGTGGCCAGGCCATTGTCAGCCGCCACCGTAGCGGCTCGCATTGCCGGATACCGCGAAGCTCTGCTGGAACATGGAATTCAACCGCACCAGAACCTCGTGTGCCACGGCGATCCTGACGACGACTCCTTCATCCGAAAGGTCTTGAAGGACGCGAAACCTGACGCTATCGTCTGTGCAAACGACTTCGTCGCTGCACGCGTTATGGCTGCACTGGCAAACCGGGGCGTGCGAGTGCCGGAAGAGGTACGTATCGTTGGAATCGATGACGTGAAGTATGCCGCTCTGCTGCCTGTTCCCCTTACAACGCAGCATCAGAACTGCGCTGACATTGGTGCAATTGCCATACTCACGATGCTGCAACGTGTTGAAAATCCCACCTTGCCGACGCGAGACATCTTGCTCCAAACCCATACTGTAGTTCGCAGGTCATGCGGCTCTCACCTTGCTCCACGTCACAAGCAGGCATAA
- a CDS encoding TonB-dependent receptor translates to MRGFAAKTLALLSALFLLASTPAAFGQAVYGSVYGTVTDSTGAVVPGASIVVNDESKGTSVTVQSNGTGDFNVQHLIPDIYDVTITAQGFESYQQKGIQVYADTSVKIAPALAVGGSAQTVEVNADSVPELKTDRADVSTVFSSKDVAQLPVAGRNFTNLQLLLPGAQLLGWNHAPDENPQGSAQIQVDGQAFGGVAYALDGTDNQDPILGIIVINPNLDSLTETKITTQNFDAEFGKAVSSVVTAQTKSGSNSFHGAIFDYRTSTANLAQDPYNNFPAVGSTPASLIAPGLKSAFGGSIGGPIIKDKLFFFGDYQGTRQRVGTSSSTIVPTSHIMTTCLSGNGCDFSEYKALGYPIYHNVGGVAVEYPGDVIPNSQLSTPAINYLKAISQYTPNKIGASGLLDTYTQGGTGIFNGNQWDVRVDDQVNGASHAFVRFSRFTDVLSGKLLLGNAGGPGFGLGGYGGNSQGANDSLAAGMDIAVNQTLVTDFRLGYYRYNIVDSKFDQSTQAAAALGFGGLNTGSYFTNGLPGFQITLPNSGQTEWGAGLNINRCNCPLTEREDQFQVVNNWTKTIGNHSIKFGVDLRYARNLRVPSDTDRTGLFTFNASATGNTDGTGGVGLASFVLGDPSQFGRYVSTSTNAKEFQKRDFFYAQDTWRATSKLTLNLGLRYELYFPEAVNGVGNGALMDPKTGYLHVAGIGGVPSDMGWGAAPHTYNPRIGVAYQATDKTVIRAGYGRSFDLGVFGSIFGHVVTQNLPVLANQEITGVGGNAVSYVQPFTLTTGPVPNQTVAVPSNGLLPNPGYAVSTKARPNPLRLPTLDAWNLSVQQALTPTLSLTMAYVGNKGTHTLSAGDGNNTNPNEAAIFLPAQYSVTGQPLHYDPNGGNCWPLGPNCTATGAGGTGKVIPASGAVSTGTILQRYYGGTLPACADPAYSQPTGEGLPNQACGWTQSIGYYGDDQDTHYNALQITLTKQLTRGLSFTSTYAWQRAFNFASGYATWDKQAGKGRDDSIREQQWVVYGEYQLPFGHNRQFLSGVPKYVDEVVGGWQLSPVINLSSGLPFTLGFNNCGSSVGGTSAPCYPNGNPRLLKTHLGAFNPATHLRPYYQSVETGSNTLCPSQADPTGTPAGGFSCPGLDEIGSTGRNSNFGPGFFNTDLALQKDFPIRESMSVQFRMDAFNVFNHINAANPNTGNVDSNGNITNGAGGNGVGQVGQASPRQLSFMARFQF, encoded by the coding sequence ATGAGAGGATTTGCGGCAAAGACACTTGCTCTGTTGTCGGCCTTGTTTCTGCTGGCGTCTACGCCGGCAGCATTTGGCCAGGCCGTGTACGGTTCCGTCTACGGCACCGTGACAGACTCAACCGGCGCAGTCGTGCCGGGAGCATCTATTGTTGTCAACGACGAGTCGAAAGGCACCTCTGTCACCGTCCAGTCGAACGGCACGGGCGATTTCAACGTCCAGCACCTGATTCCAGACATCTACGATGTAACGATTACTGCGCAGGGATTCGAGAGCTATCAGCAGAAGGGCATTCAGGTCTACGCCGATACCTCTGTGAAGATAGCGCCAGCCCTTGCCGTTGGCGGATCGGCGCAGACCGTCGAGGTAAACGCAGACTCCGTGCCCGAGCTGAAGACAGACCGCGCGGATGTCTCGACGGTGTTCAGTTCGAAGGATGTCGCACAGTTGCCGGTGGCTGGACGCAACTTTACCAACCTGCAACTGTTGTTGCCCGGCGCTCAGTTGCTGGGCTGGAACCACGCTCCTGACGAAAACCCGCAAGGCAGCGCGCAGATCCAGGTTGATGGACAGGCATTTGGCGGAGTTGCTTACGCGCTCGATGGAACGGATAACCAGGACCCGATTCTGGGTATCATCGTTATCAACCCAAACCTGGACTCGCTGACTGAGACCAAGATCACGACGCAGAACTTTGACGCGGAGTTCGGCAAGGCGGTCTCGTCGGTTGTGACGGCGCAGACGAAGTCGGGGTCGAATAGTTTCCATGGCGCGATTTTTGACTATCGCACCAGCACGGCTAACCTCGCGCAAGACCCATACAACAACTTCCCTGCTGTTGGCTCAACTCCGGCAAGTCTGATTGCTCCCGGCCTGAAGAGCGCGTTTGGCGGATCGATTGGCGGTCCAATTATCAAAGATAAGCTGTTCTTTTTTGGCGATTATCAGGGAACGCGTCAACGAGTCGGCACGAGTTCTTCGACCATCGTTCCGACCAGCCACATCATGACAACCTGCCTGAGCGGCAACGGCTGCGACTTCAGCGAGTACAAGGCGCTGGGCTATCCCATCTACCACAACGTAGGCGGCGTTGCCGTCGAATATCCCGGCGACGTGATTCCCAACTCGCAGCTCTCAACGCCAGCGATTAACTACCTTAAGGCAATCTCGCAGTACACGCCAAACAAGATTGGCGCCAGCGGCCTGCTAGACACCTACACTCAGGGCGGAACGGGCATCTTCAACGGGAATCAGTGGGACGTGCGTGTTGACGATCAGGTGAATGGAGCGTCACATGCGTTCGTTCGCTTCAGCCGGTTTACCGACGTTCTCAGCGGCAAGCTATTGCTCGGCAATGCTGGCGGTCCCGGATTCGGACTTGGCGGGTACGGCGGCAACTCGCAGGGCGCCAACGACAGCCTTGCGGCAGGCATGGATATTGCGGTGAACCAGACGCTGGTGACGGACTTCCGGCTTGGCTACTACCGTTACAATATCGTTGACTCGAAGTTCGACCAGTCCACGCAGGCAGCCGCGGCGCTAGGCTTTGGCGGACTGAACACCGGCAGCTACTTCACCAATGGCCTTCCCGGTTTCCAGATCACCCTGCCGAACAGTGGACAGACGGAGTGGGGCGCGGGCCTGAACATCAATCGTTGCAACTGCCCGCTGACCGAGCGCGAAGACCAGTTCCAGGTGGTCAACAACTGGACGAAGACGATTGGAAACCACTCGATCAAGTTCGGTGTTGACCTGCGATATGCACGCAACCTGCGTGTGCCAAGCGATACCGACCGCACCGGCTTGTTTACCTTCAACGCATCGGCAACTGGAAATACGGATGGCACTGGCGGCGTGGGCCTGGCGTCGTTTGTGCTTGGCGATCCTAGTCAGTTTGGTCGTTATGTCAGTACTTCGACGAACGCGAAGGAGTTTCAGAAGAGAGACTTCTTCTATGCCCAGGACACATGGCGCGCTACGTCCAAGCTGACCCTGAATCTTGGGCTTCGATACGAGCTCTATTTCCCGGAGGCAGTCAACGGTGTGGGTAATGGCGCTCTGATGGATCCCAAGACGGGATACCTGCACGTCGCCGGTATCGGTGGCGTTCCGAGTGATATGGGTTGGGGAGCAGCTCCACATACCTACAACCCACGTATTGGCGTTGCATATCAGGCAACGGACAAGACAGTTATACGCGCAGGTTATGGTCGTAGCTTCGACCTGGGAGTGTTCGGCTCGATCTTCGGCCACGTCGTCACGCAGAACCTGCCAGTGTTGGCTAACCAGGAGATTACCGGCGTCGGTGGAAACGCAGTGAGCTACGTGCAGCCGTTCACCTTAACGACTGGTCCGGTACCCAATCAAACGGTTGCTGTTCCTTCGAATGGTCTGCTCCCGAACCCCGGATACGCTGTCAGCACGAAGGCGCGTCCTAATCCGTTGCGACTGCCTACGCTGGACGCCTGGAACCTGAGCGTTCAACAGGCTCTGACGCCAACACTCTCGCTGACCATGGCCTACGTCGGCAACAAGGGAACCCATACCCTGAGCGCAGGCGATGGCAACAACACCAACCCGAACGAAGCAGCGATCTTCCTGCCCGCTCAGTACAGTGTGACGGGACAACCGCTGCACTATGATCCGAATGGCGGCAACTGCTGGCCACTTGGACCGAACTGCACAGCGACCGGAGCTGGCGGTACAGGCAAAGTCATTCCTGCAAGCGGTGCCGTCTCAACTGGGACGATCCTGCAGCGCTACTACGGTGGCACGCTACCAGCATGCGCCGACCCAGCCTATAGCCAGCCTACCGGCGAGGGGCTTCCAAATCAGGCATGCGGATGGACTCAAAGTATCGGCTACTATGGCGACGACCAGGACACACACTACAACGCATTGCAGATAACTCTGACCAAGCAGCTCACGCGGGGTCTCTCATTCACATCAACCTATGCCTGGCAGCGGGCCTTCAACTTTGCCAGCGGCTACGCTACCTGGGATAAGCAGGCAGGCAAGGGCCGTGACGACTCTATCCGTGAACAGCAGTGGGTTGTCTACGGTGAGTATCAGTTGCCGTTCGGGCACAACCGGCAGTTCCTCTCCGGTGTGCCGAAGTATGTCGATGAGGTGGTTGGTGGCTGGCAATTGAGTCCAGTCATCAATCTGTCGAGTGGCCTGCCATTCACGCTCGGCTTCAACAACTGCGGATCTTCCGTGGGCGGCACTTCAGCGCCGTGCTACCCAAATGGAAACCCCAGGCTGTTGAAGACTCATCTTGGCGCGTTCAACCCGGCCACCCACCTGCGGCCTTACTATCAGTCGGTTGAGACTGGCAGCAACACACTCTGCCCGTCGCAGGCCGACCCAACAGGAACACCTGCAGGTGGCTTCTCTTGCCCGGGTCTGGACGAGATCGGCAGCACTGGCCGTAATAGCAACTTCGGTCCTGGGTTCTTCAATACCGACCTCGCACTGCAGAAGGACTTCCCGATCAGGGAAAGCATGTCGGTCCAGTTCCGCATGGACGCATTCAACGTCTTCAACCACATCAATGCTGCCAATCCAAACACTGGCAATGTTGACAGCAACGGCAACATCACCAACGGCGCAGGCGGAAACGGCGTCGGCCAGGTGGGACAGGCAAGTCCGCGTCAATTGTCCTTTATGGCCCGCTTCCAGTTCTAG
- a CDS encoding tetratricopeptide repeat protein, giving the protein MRHRWNAVQLLLFFLAACLVLLAVRAPSQALPAAPNTAEASPDLAQLRLMIDRGQAVEALKQLDTFATRPTVPAGVNRLRGLALYSENQFAQADTAFASALKQDPHDVESAQLRGLTLFRLGRPAEAIPLLESAHNWTSHTKVDPSYVLALCYIDTRQYDKARQSFAVQYGFAPDSASAYLLAARMLLRREYLPIAQQYATKAVTLNPQLPLAHQLLGEIELASEHLDTAIADFQKEQQLNPLNGEVYDRLGDAYTRAGDYTRAEQSLQRAVLLEPTSTGPYILLGKVLLRQQDPANALMYLERAEKMDPNNYMTHALLGQAYRSLGRTDEAHRETDMAQKIQAASEPKLETTH; this is encoded by the coding sequence ATGCGCCATCGTTGGAATGCAGTTCAGCTTTTGTTGTTCTTCCTTGCCGCGTGTCTTGTGCTGCTGGCTGTGAGAGCGCCTTCGCAGGCGCTCCCCGCTGCTCCCAACACAGCCGAGGCATCTCCAGACCTCGCGCAGCTTCGCCTGATGATCGACCGTGGACAAGCTGTCGAGGCATTGAAGCAACTCGATACCTTTGCGACGCGGCCAACGGTCCCGGCAGGTGTCAACCGGCTGCGCGGACTCGCGCTCTACTCCGAAAACCAATTTGCCCAGGCCGACACGGCCTTCGCCAGCGCGCTCAAACAGGACCCGCATGATGTCGAATCAGCGCAGTTACGCGGCCTTACGCTCTTTCGCTTAGGCCGGCCGGCGGAGGCGATTCCGCTGCTCGAATCAGCGCACAACTGGACCTCGCACACGAAGGTCGATCCCAGCTACGTACTCGCGCTCTGCTACATCGACACGCGGCAGTATGACAAGGCGAGGCAGTCCTTTGCAGTGCAGTATGGTTTTGCTCCCGACTCGGCCTCTGCGTATCTTCTGGCCGCGAGAATGCTCTTGCGACGCGAATACCTGCCTATCGCTCAGCAATATGCGACAAAGGCAGTGACACTCAACCCGCAATTGCCGCTGGCGCATCAACTGCTTGGCGAGATCGAGCTTGCAAGCGAGCACCTGGACACAGCGATTGCAGATTTTCAAAAAGAGCAGCAGCTCAATCCACTCAACGGCGAAGTCTACGATCGCTTGGGCGACGCGTACACGCGGGCAGGGGATTACACCAGAGCTGAACAATCGTTACAACGCGCCGTGCTTCTGGAGCCGACATCGACCGGGCCATACATTCTTCTTGGCAAGGTGCTGTTGCGGCAACAAGACCCGGCGAACGCGCTGATGTATCTCGAGCGTGCGGAGAAGATGGACCCCAACAACTATATGACGCACGCATTGCTCGGGCAGGCATATCGCTCACTGGGCCGTACCGACGAAGCCCACCGCGAAACCGACATGGCGCAGAAAATTCAAGCAGCCAGCGAGCCAAAGCTGGAGACGACCCACTGA
- a CDS encoding tetratricopeptide repeat protein — protein sequence MPVVKPNWRRAASTALFVVATLLVAAFYMERPVRVAAASSESTQQATPTNPDAVCANCHRDIYESYERTPMARDSGDAVAGLIQSGFLHVASDIHYQIFLRDGKAWMSYDRDATQAPLHGERQLRYFIGSGHRGRTYLYQVGGEWFEVPINYYSKKQLWDMAPNYGQAKSMPDALPIDSNCLHCHATGVQASLPEARNKYAGPPFSQGGVGCSSCHGDPSQHLAADGYAPILNPAKLTPPRRDSVCLQCHLEGDVAIYRAGCSLAQFHPGDELSDDVVYFVKTSEATGGGRASSQYEALLRSACKIASGDKLTCITCHDPHYSPSASERVEYFRSKCLTCHAGTTMATKHHPEQRDCAACHMPTRETTDISHEQKTDHNIQRYPAQANALQQARVASIDLVPVGHVSVGDRELGLAYAELAERGSQAAGEKALPLLRNAEKSGTDDAELHTQLGFLDQVSGDTADAQKEYMDALRKDPHGASAAGDLAILDLRSGRATEAIELLQRVVNADPSQMAAGMDLAFIECRLNNKDRARQILQNLLRLNPDDPELRQFLASGRYRGGQCSVQ from the coding sequence GTGCCGGTTGTGAAGCCAAATTGGAGACGAGCAGCTTCGACCGCGCTCTTCGTGGTTGCGACGTTACTGGTGGCCGCATTCTATATGGAGCGGCCGGTTCGCGTAGCTGCAGCTTCCAGCGAATCGACCCAGCAGGCCACCCCAACAAATCCCGACGCCGTCTGCGCGAACTGCCATCGCGACATCTATGAGAGCTACGAGCGCACACCGATGGCACGCGATAGCGGCGACGCCGTTGCTGGCTTGATACAAAGCGGCTTTCTCCACGTCGCTTCAGACATTCATTACCAAATATTTCTGCGCGATGGAAAGGCATGGATGTCGTATGACCGTGATGCAACCCAGGCCCCACTCCACGGCGAAAGACAACTCCGCTACTTCATCGGTTCCGGCCATCGCGGGCGGACGTACCTCTATCAAGTGGGCGGGGAGTGGTTCGAAGTTCCCATCAACTACTACAGCAAGAAGCAACTCTGGGACATGGCTCCCAACTATGGACAGGCAAAGTCGATGCCCGACGCTCTTCCCATCGACTCAAACTGTTTGCACTGCCACGCCACAGGTGTCCAAGCTTCGCTTCCAGAGGCGCGCAACAAGTATGCAGGGCCGCCGTTCTCGCAGGGCGGAGTGGGCTGCTCGTCGTGCCACGGAGATCCTTCGCAGCATCTTGCCGCTGATGGCTACGCGCCGATCTTGAATCCGGCGAAGCTAACCCCACCGCGAAGAGACAGCGTGTGCCTGCAATGCCATCTTGAGGGCGATGTCGCCATCTATCGTGCGGGATGCTCACTGGCGCAGTTTCATCCAGGCGATGAGCTATCGGACGACGTCGTGTATTTTGTGAAGACGAGCGAAGCAACCGGAGGAGGCAGGGCCAGCAGCCAGTACGAAGCTCTATTGCGTAGCGCCTGCAAGATCGCCAGCGGAGACAAACTGACCTGCATCACATGCCATGATCCGCACTACTCACCCAGCGCGTCCGAGCGCGTCGAATACTTCCGCAGCAAGTGCCTGACGTGCCACGCCGGAACAACGATGGCAACGAAGCATCATCCCGAGCAGCGTGACTGTGCCGCCTGCCACATGCCCACGCGTGAGACGACGGACATCTCACACGAGCAAAAAACGGACCACAATATTCAGCGCTATCCAGCGCAGGCGAATGCCTTGCAGCAGGCGCGCGTCGCTTCCATCGATCTGGTTCCAGTAGGACATGTCTCAGTAGGAGACAGAGAGCTTGGCCTCGCCTACGCTGAATTGGCCGAGCGCGGCAGCCAGGCAGCAGGTGAAAAAGCGCTTCCTCTCTTACGCAACGCAGAGAAGAGCGGCACCGATGACGCCGAGCTCCATACGCAACTAGGTTTTCTGGATCAGGTCTCCGGCGACACCGCCGACGCGCAAAAGGAATATATGGATGCGCTCAGGAAAGATCCGCACGGCGCAAGCGCAGCAGGAGATCTAGCGATTCTCGATCTAAGATCGGGCCGGGCCACCGAGGCTATCGAGCTATTGCAGAGAGTCGTCAATGCCGACCCCAGCCAGATGGCCGCCGGGATGGACCTCGCATTCATCGAGTGCAGGCTGAACAATAAAGACCGGGCGCGGCAGATACTTCAAAATCTATTACGCTTAAATCCAGACGATCCGGAACTGCGTCAATTTCTCGCATCCGGACGTTATCGCGGCGGCCAGTGTTCAGTGCAATAA